DNA sequence from the Bdellovibrio bacteriovorus genome:
TGAACTCCTATGCGCAAAAATCCACGGATGTTGTGGCTCAGGTTGGAAAAAAATCTATCACCGTTGAAGAGTTTAACAAAAAGTACAACGAGGTTCGTTCTCAAACGATCAATCCACCTACAAAAGAACTTTTCCTTGAAGACTTGATCCGTTACGAAACGGGCCTTCAAGAGGCTGAAAAACGCGGTTTAGCAAAAGACCCTATTGTCCAAGAACGCTTCAATCAAGAGATGTACAAAGCTCTTCTTGAAAAAGACCTTGGTCCTCGCATCCAAAAAATCCAAGTTTCTGATAAAGAGATGCAAGCATGGTACGCAAAGAACCCAGAGCTTCGCACAAGCCACATCTTGATTGAATTCAAACCAGGTGCGACTCCGGCGCAAGTAGCTGAAGCTAAAAAGCGTGCGACAGAGATC
Encoded proteins:
- a CDS encoding peptidylprolyl isomerase gives rise to the protein MKLLLSILMLISVNSYAQKSTDVVAQVGKKSITVEEFNKKYNEVRSQTINPPTKELFLEDLIRYETGLQEAEKRGLAKDPIVQERFNQEMYKALLEKDLGPRIQKIQVSDKEMQAWYAKNPELRTSHILIEFKPGATPAQVAEAKKRATEIFDEVKKSKRPFEELVKLYSDDALSKQAGGDIGWQSRVTLVPGYYEAAASMKVGEIKGLIESQFGFHIIKLTGRRSFENANKRQIRAAVFDEKRKQIFNEYFDKLKKSYSIKENKSAIR